In Gemmatimonas sp., a single genomic region encodes these proteins:
- a CDS encoding heavy metal translocating P-type ATPase yields the protein MSFPISPPPLIALAFLLAGFATPLVLSADPWRDRVWLLGLLVTGVPVAWRTLRGMLRGEFAADVVAMLAIVGALLLGQPLAGLVVVLMQTGGEALDAYAVARASNAVAALEADAPRTAHRVRKGRVEDIDAGIIEPGDALLIRPGELVPADGVVLDGTSHVDTSRLTGEPVPVRTAVGARLLSGSVNQEGAFTMRAERRSQESQYARIVDLVRSAQASKSPLQRTADVWAVWFTPLTLLACLVAWLVSHDWTRVLAVLVVATPCPLILAAPVAIIGGINRAARRAIIVRHGAALEGLSRVDTAVFDKTGTLTVGKPQVARVIAGDGSDLLTVLAKAAAVEQGSGHLLARVIVAEAEARGATLAMATALHETPGRGVTGEVAGEWVVVGSPDFVRERLQERVPAAAGLLATMESDATGLRAYVATAGGEVARIEFADQIRPELAPMFEALRALGLRDLYLFSGDREENVRAIAEAVGISQFAGGLTAQDKASRVSAIEKGGRRVLMVGDGTNDAPSLSTATVGVALAGHGGGVVAEAADVVLLVDDPGRIPEAVEIGRRALFIARQSIGVGLGLSLVGMGFAAAGMLTPVAGALIQEAIDVAVILNALRASSGARAST from the coding sequence TTGTCCTTCCCCATATCGCCTCCGCCGCTGATCGCGCTCGCGTTCCTGCTGGCCGGGTTCGCCACGCCGCTCGTGCTGTCGGCCGATCCGTGGCGCGATCGCGTGTGGCTGCTGGGGCTGCTTGTCACCGGGGTGCCGGTGGCGTGGCGTACATTGCGCGGCATGTTGCGCGGCGAGTTTGCCGCCGACGTGGTCGCCATGCTGGCCATCGTGGGAGCGCTGCTGCTGGGGCAACCACTGGCCGGTCTCGTCGTCGTGCTCATGCAGACGGGGGGCGAGGCGCTCGATGCCTATGCGGTCGCGCGCGCCTCGAATGCGGTGGCGGCCCTTGAGGCTGATGCCCCGCGGACCGCGCACCGCGTGCGCAAGGGGCGCGTGGAGGACATCGATGCCGGCATCATCGAACCCGGTGACGCCCTGCTGATTCGCCCGGGGGAGCTGGTACCGGCCGACGGCGTGGTGCTCGACGGCACGTCGCATGTGGACACGTCGCGTCTTACCGGCGAGCCCGTGCCGGTGCGAACGGCGGTCGGTGCCCGACTGCTCTCGGGAAGCGTGAACCAGGAAGGCGCGTTCACCATGCGCGCCGAACGTCGTTCGCAGGAAAGCCAGTACGCGCGCATCGTGGACCTGGTGCGCAGCGCGCAGGCGTCGAAGAGTCCGTTGCAGCGCACCGCCGATGTGTGGGCGGTGTGGTTCACCCCGCTCACCCTGCTGGCCTGTCTGGTGGCGTGGCTGGTGTCGCACGACTGGACACGCGTGCTGGCCGTACTGGTGGTGGCGACCCCGTGCCCGCTCATTCTCGCCGCGCCGGTGGCCATCATTGGCGGCATCAATCGCGCGGCGCGGCGCGCCATCATCGTGCGCCATGGCGCGGCGCTGGAGGGGCTCTCGCGGGTCGACACCGCCGTCTTCGACAAGACAGGAACACTCACCGTGGGCAAGCCCCAGGTGGCGCGGGTGATCGCCGGCGACGGAAGCGACCTGCTCACCGTGCTGGCCAAGGCCGCAGCCGTGGAGCAGGGCTCGGGGCACCTGCTGGCACGCGTGATCGTGGCCGAGGCGGAGGCGCGCGGCGCGACGCTGGCCATGGCCACGGCACTGCACGAAACGCCCGGCCGCGGAGTGACCGGTGAAGTGGCGGGCGAGTGGGTGGTGGTGGGGTCACCGGACTTCGTCCGCGAACGGCTGCAGGAGCGAGTGCCCGCAGCGGCCGGACTGCTCGCGACCATGGAAAGCGACGCGACCGGGCTGCGCGCGTATGTGGCCACCGCGGGGGGCGAAGTGGCGCGCATTGAGTTCGCCGACCAGATACGCCCGGAGCTCGCTCCCATGTTCGAGGCGCTGCGCGCGCTCGGGTTGCGCGACCTGTACCTCTTCTCGGGCGACCGGGAGGAGAATGTGCGCGCCATTGCGGAAGCGGTGGGGATCTCGCAGTTCGCCGGCGGCCTGACGGCCCAGGACAAGGCCTCCCGCGTGAGCGCCATCGAGAAGGGAGGTCGCCGGGTGCTCATGGTGGGCGACGGTACCAACGATGCCCCTTCACTGAGTACCGCCACCGTCGGGGTGGCGCTGGCGGGGCACGGCGGCGGGGTGGTGGCCGAGGCGGCCGACGTGGTACTGCTCGTGGACGACCCGGGGCGTATTCCCGAAGCGGTGGAGATCGGACGGCGGGCGCTGTTCATCGCCCGGCAATCGATTGGCGTGGGACTCGGGCTGTCGCTTGTGGGGATGGGCTTTGCGGCCGCCGGTATGCTCACCCCGGTGGCGGGCGCACTGATCCAGGAAGCGATCGATGTGGCCGTCATCCTGAATGCACTGCGCGCGTCAAGCGGTGCGCGCGCGAGCACCTGA
- a CDS encoding ATP-binding protein — MTNTHSHAALAAIVDIAADAIIALDDNFRIVRFNRGAEQIFQWQEADMLGQPLDRLLPMSARAVHRGHMRTFAEGPADARIMAHRRAIAGLRRNGEMFPAEASIARVTMDGERTFMVTLRDVSERVKSEERQKLLSTAGWVLAASLDVESTMATIAELPVPLLGEWSLLELLTPDGAMRRAAAVHTDLQRHEDTAALLSRVAEPLELDPLPTSGARVAHEAEAQRITDVGAWLKANFHDAPSRARAESLGVSAVLLVPLRAGGRALGALHLVRTRPAATHSLEEQQVADQFAGLAALALENARLYQQSRSAVRERDEMLAIVSHDLRNPVNAIVMLTGAVLKRDVDAIAPEVEQAHMARDEVEAVRAAARQADGLIQDLQDVSRISAGRLRVERRRVPAAEILKECADMFEPVMVDAALRFVRRFDEDLPVLLADRHRLQQVLSNLLGNAVRFTPHGGEIVLAAARHDDMLRISVRDTGPGVAIDDVPRLFERYFQAPRLLRAGSGLGLYIAKGIVEAHGGEIGVDSEVGKGAEFWFTVPA; from the coding sequence ATGACCAATACACATTCTCACGCGGCGCTTGCCGCGATCGTTGACATTGCCGCCGACGCGATCATCGCGCTCGATGACAACTTCCGCATCGTGCGCTTCAATCGTGGTGCCGAGCAGATCTTTCAATGGCAGGAGGCCGACATGCTGGGGCAGCCGCTCGACCGGCTGCTCCCCATGAGTGCGCGCGCGGTGCATCGCGGCCATATGCGCACCTTCGCCGAGGGTCCGGCGGATGCGCGAATCATGGCCCATCGCCGCGCCATTGCCGGGCTGCGCCGGAACGGGGAGATGTTCCCCGCCGAAGCGTCCATTGCCCGCGTCACGATGGACGGCGAACGCACCTTCATGGTGACGTTGCGTGATGTGAGTGAACGCGTGAAGAGCGAAGAGCGACAGAAGTTGCTCTCGACTGCCGGGTGGGTGCTGGCGGCCTCGCTCGACGTGGAGTCCACGATGGCCACCATCGCCGAGCTGCCTGTACCGCTGCTTGGGGAATGGAGCCTGCTCGAGCTGCTCACCCCCGACGGCGCCATGCGGCGGGCGGCCGCCGTGCACACGGACCTGCAGCGTCACGAGGACACGGCGGCGCTCCTGTCGCGCGTGGCGGAGCCGCTCGAGCTCGATCCGCTGCCCACGAGTGGTGCACGGGTGGCTCACGAAGCGGAGGCGCAGCGCATCACCGATGTTGGCGCCTGGCTCAAGGCGAACTTCCACGATGCCCCGTCGCGCGCGCGCGCCGAATCACTTGGCGTGAGCGCGGTGCTGCTCGTGCCACTGCGCGCAGGCGGACGCGCGCTCGGTGCCCTGCACCTCGTGCGCACCCGCCCCGCGGCCACGCACTCGCTCGAGGAGCAGCAGGTAGCCGACCAGTTCGCCGGCCTGGCGGCGCTCGCCCTCGAGAATGCCCGGCTGTATCAGCAGTCGCGCAGCGCCGTGCGTGAGCGCGACGAGATGCTCGCCATTGTCTCGCATGACCTGCGCAATCCGGTCAATGCCATCGTGATGCTCACCGGGGCGGTGCTCAAGCGGGACGTCGACGCCATCGCCCCCGAGGTGGAGCAGGCGCACATGGCGCGCGACGAGGTCGAGGCGGTGCGCGCCGCTGCGCGTCAGGCCGACGGGCTCATTCAGGATCTGCAGGATGTCTCGCGCATCTCGGCGGGACGCCTGCGCGTGGAACGCCGACGCGTGCCCGCGGCGGAGATCCTCAAGGAATGCGCCGACATGTTCGAGCCGGTCATGGTCGATGCGGCACTGCGCTTCGTGCGCCGTTTCGACGAGGACCTGCCGGTGCTGCTGGCCGATCGCCATCGTCTGCAGCAGGTGCTCTCCAATCTGCTGGGAAACGCCGTGCGGTTCACGCCGCACGGTGGTGAAATCGTGCTCGCCGCGGCGCGGCACGACGACATGCTGCGCATCAGCGTACGGGACACGGGGCCGGGCGTCGCCATCGACGACGTCCCGCGCCTCTTCGAGCGCTACTTCCAGGCCCCGCGCCTGTTGCGCGCAGGGTCGGGGCTCGGCCTCTACATCGCCAAGGGCATCGTCGAGGCCCACGGCGGCGAGATCGGCGTGGACTCGGAAGTGGGGAAGGGGGCCGAGTTCTGGTTTACCGTGCCGGCGTAG
- a CDS encoding LysR family transcriptional regulator: MAPLSLNTLNYQHLLYFWVVAREGSITRATEVLHLTQPTISTQLKQLERSLGAALFDKRGRNLVLTETGHLVFHYADDMFRTGRELTEALARGDARLPAKLVVGISDSLPKLTTWRLLRPALDALPGLRLTCRIDKTERLLADLAVHALDVVLTDTPASPGLPITLFTHLLGECGLTVFGTEALANKHRRKFPASLDGAPFIMPTSNTAMRRSLDAWCVAQDVRPDVVCEAEDVALLQVFGQEGMGLFAAPSVVEAQIRRAYHVRVVGRLPDVRERFYAISAERKLAHPAVVALSEAARTRLFG, encoded by the coding sequence ATGGCGCCGCTCTCCCTCAACACCCTCAACTACCAGCATCTGCTGTACTTCTGGGTGGTGGCGCGCGAAGGAAGCATCACGCGCGCCACGGAAGTGTTGCACCTCACGCAGCCCACCATCAGCACGCAGCTCAAGCAGCTGGAGCGCTCTCTGGGCGCGGCGCTGTTCGACAAGCGCGGGCGCAATCTCGTGCTCACCGAAACGGGGCATCTCGTCTTCCACTATGCCGACGACATGTTCCGCACGGGCCGCGAACTCACGGAAGCGCTTGCGCGCGGTGATGCACGACTCCCCGCCAAACTGGTCGTGGGGATCTCCGACTCGCTCCCCAAGCTCACCACCTGGCGGCTGCTGCGCCCGGCGCTCGACGCCCTGCCGGGGCTACGCCTCACCTGCCGTATCGACAAGACGGAGCGGCTGCTCGCCGACCTGGCGGTGCACGCGCTGGACGTGGTCCTCACCGATACGCCCGCATCGCCGGGGTTGCCCATCACGCTGTTCACGCACCTGCTTGGCGAATGCGGCCTCACCGTGTTCGGCACGGAGGCGCTGGCGAACAAGCATCGACGCAAGTTCCCGGCGTCGTTGGACGGTGCGCCCTTCATCATGCCGACCAGCAACACCGCCATGCGCCGCTCCCTCGACGCATGGTGTGTGGCGCAGGACGTGCGCCCCGACGTGGTGTGCGAGGCCGAAGACGTGGCGCTCCTCCAGGTGTTCGGCCAGGAGGGCATGGGCCTCTTCGCCGCGCCATCGGTGGTGGAGGCGCAGATCCGGCGCGCCTATCATGTGCGTGTGGTGGGCCGACTCCCCGACGTCCGGGAGCGCTTCTACGCCATCAGTGCCGAGCGCAAGCTGGCGCACCCGGCGGTGGTGGCGCTGAGCGAAGCAGCGCGGACGCGGCTGTTCGGGTGA
- a CDS encoding carbonic anhydrase, with protein MCTSNVPPAATPSRRAFLHSATMAGAALLGGGVASGALATPAWGHGAPRSVSHPYADPTAALAALYEGNARFVQGQVMAPNRNMARLKEVAAGQKPFAAFLGCADSRVPIEIVFDQGFGDIFVTRIAGNVADPAIIGSLEFGTEVLGAQVLYVLGHTKCGAVSATMAGTEVPGQISTLYQHIRRAAKESGGDVNRAIARNVELQAEILKEASPVLARRVKAGTLVIAGGVYDLDTGKVMPVSV; from the coding sequence ATGTGCACCTCGAACGTTCCCCCTGCAGCCACACCGTCGCGTCGCGCCTTCCTGCATTCAGCCACGATGGCCGGGGCGGCCTTGCTGGGCGGCGGTGTGGCGTCCGGCGCACTGGCCACACCGGCGTGGGGCCACGGTGCCCCGCGGTCGGTGTCGCACCCGTATGCCGATCCCACAGCGGCGCTCGCGGCGCTGTACGAGGGCAACGCACGATTCGTGCAAGGTCAGGTCATGGCGCCCAACCGCAACATGGCGCGACTCAAGGAAGTGGCGGCCGGCCAGAAGCCCTTCGCCGCCTTTCTTGGCTGCGCCGACTCGCGTGTGCCCATCGAGATCGTCTTCGACCAGGGATTCGGCGACATCTTCGTGACGCGCATCGCCGGCAACGTGGCGGATCCGGCCATCATCGGGTCGCTGGAGTTCGGCACGGAGGTGCTGGGGGCGCAGGTGCTGTATGTGCTGGGGCACACGAAGTGCGGCGCCGTGTCGGCCACCATGGCGGGGACCGAGGTGCCGGGACAGATCTCCACCCTGTACCAGCACATCCGGCGCGCAGCCAAGGAAAGCGGCGGCGACGTGAACCGGGCCATTGCGCGCAACGTCGAGTTGCAGGCGGAGATTCTCAAGGAAGCATCACCGGTGCTTGCACGACGGGTGAAGGCAGGCACACTCGTCATTGCCGGTGGTGTGTATGACCTCGACACCGGCAAGGTGATGCCGGTCTCCGTGTGA
- a CDS encoding sodium-dependent bicarbonate transport family permease yields the protein MIETLKANLLSPIPLAFALGIFARLVKSEFSLPKDIYSALSIYLLFALGLKGGVELSHASFAAIVAPAGVTLLLGCITPLTAYAAMRYVGRFNASDSAGMAAHYGSVSAVTFIAAQQFMVRVGAPAEGYMPTLLTLLESPGIHIALAIGAIQRNKQLIAAGGHAAAQGSMKDVLHEVLTGRTMILLVGGLIVGFFMGEAGWKAVSPFFDSGFKGALMLFLLEMGVVAGDRLGDLKKVGPFLLGYGIVLPLAHGALGVVLGEWAGLSPSGAAVLGTMAASASYIAAPPAVRLTLPEANPTYSLTAALAITFPFNILAGIPLYYALAQRLAA from the coding sequence ATGATCGAAACGCTCAAGGCCAACCTGCTCTCGCCCATTCCCCTGGCTTTCGCGCTGGGCATCTTCGCGCGCCTGGTGAAGAGCGAGTTCTCGCTGCCGAAGGACATCTACAGCGCGCTGTCCATCTACCTCCTGTTCGCCCTCGGCCTGAAGGGCGGCGTGGAGCTTTCACACGCCAGCTTCGCTGCCATCGTCGCGCCCGCGGGGGTGACGCTGCTGCTGGGGTGCATCACGCCGCTGACGGCCTACGCGGCCATGCGGTACGTGGGCCGCTTCAATGCCAGCGACTCCGCCGGGATGGCGGCCCACTACGGGTCGGTGAGCGCCGTGACGTTTATTGCCGCGCAGCAGTTCATGGTGCGCGTGGGAGCGCCGGCGGAAGGGTACATGCCCACGCTGCTCACGCTGCTCGAAAGCCCCGGTATTCACATTGCGCTCGCGATTGGCGCCATTCAGCGCAACAAGCAGCTCATCGCCGCGGGCGGCCACGCGGCCGCTCAGGGAAGTATGAAGGACGTGCTGCACGAGGTGCTCACCGGGCGCACGATGATTCTGCTGGTGGGTGGCCTGATCGTCGGCTTCTTCATGGGTGAAGCCGGGTGGAAGGCCGTATCGCCGTTCTTCGACAGCGGCTTCAAGGGAGCGTTGATGCTCTTCCTGTTGGAGATGGGGGTGGTGGCCGGCGATCGCCTCGGTGACCTCAAGAAGGTGGGGCCGTTCCTGCTGGGCTACGGGATTGTGCTGCCGCTCGCGCACGGCGCGCTGGGCGTGGTGCTTGGTGAGTGGGCGGGGCTGTCGCCGAGTGGCGCGGCGGTGCTTGGCACGATGGCGGCGAGTGCGAGCTACATCGCCGCACCGCCGGCCGTGCGCCTCACCCTGCCGGAAGCGAACCCCACGTACTCACTCACGGCGGCGCTCGCGATCACCTTCCCGTTCAACATCCTCGCCGGTATTCCCCTCTACTACGCGCTCGCGCAGCGCCTTGCCGCCTGA
- a CDS encoding DNA polymerase IV, whose protein sequence is MTPARRILLVDADAFFVAVARQVDPEGAGRAALLIVGGRPGSRGVVCSASYECRRYGVRSAMPIARALALCPDALCVPVPRAACSERSRAIQGVLGRFAPVVQASSIDEWYCDLAGTEALYGHESLADTARRIREAVFEATGLYVSIGGGTSRLVAKMAVEVGKPKPGSGATGVHCVAPGEEAEFLGRFQLAELPMVGPRLAETLARMGLETVREAQRWPEEALVSRLGERTGRWLARRVRGVDDSIVSPRERQKQVSREDTFARDLDDDDLLERELLRLAVRVSSDLRRQALRARTVTVKVKDADFRVRSAQRTLGGFIESEGAVLKAARPLLRQLRRKRRVPLRLLGIALSHFDDDDRGAPLPATQLGLFAEPTASASPGVSRGGGGEGKGEGGEGLPFPDPTESERDRALTRALDRIRDRYGSEAILPARLVDPAHETGPRVEE, encoded by the coding sequence ATGACCCCCGCTCGCCGCATTCTGCTCGTGGACGCCGACGCGTTTTTCGTGGCGGTGGCACGCCAGGTCGATCCGGAGGGGGCCGGACGCGCCGCCCTGCTCATCGTGGGTGGCCGCCCCGGGTCACGCGGGGTCGTGTGCAGTGCCTCGTACGAGTGCCGCCGCTATGGGGTCCGCTCGGCCATGCCCATTGCGCGAGCGCTGGCGCTTTGCCCCGACGCCCTGTGCGTCCCCGTGCCGCGTGCGGCCTGCAGTGAACGGAGCCGCGCCATCCAGGGGGTGCTCGGGCGGTTTGCTCCCGTCGTGCAGGCCTCCAGCATTGACGAGTGGTATTGCGACCTCGCCGGCACCGAAGCGCTCTATGGCCACGAATCCCTCGCCGACACGGCGCGGCGCATCCGCGAGGCGGTCTTCGAGGCCACGGGATTGTATGTCTCCATTGGCGGCGGCACCTCGCGCCTCGTGGCGAAGATGGCAGTGGAGGTGGGGAAACCGAAGCCGGGGAGCGGTGCCACTGGCGTGCACTGCGTGGCCCCCGGCGAGGAAGCCGAGTTTCTCGGCCGATTCCAGCTGGCGGAACTGCCCATGGTGGGACCGCGGCTGGCAGAGACGCTGGCCCGCATGGGACTGGAGACCGTGCGGGAGGCCCAGCGCTGGCCGGAGGAGGCGCTCGTGAGCCGGCTGGGTGAGCGCACGGGGCGGTGGCTCGCACGGCGGGTTCGCGGTGTGGACGACAGCATCGTGTCGCCCCGGGAGCGCCAGAAACAGGTGAGCCGCGAGGACACCTTCGCCCGCGATCTGGATGACGACGACCTGCTGGAGCGGGAGTTGCTGCGGCTGGCCGTGCGCGTGAGCAGCGACCTGCGTCGGCAGGCGCTGCGAGCGCGCACGGTCACGGTGAAGGTGAAGGACGCGGATTTCCGGGTGCGGTCGGCGCAGCGCACCCTGGGCGGATTCATCGAATCGGAAGGGGCGGTGCTCAAGGCCGCCCGCCCCCTGCTCCGTCAGCTGCGCCGCAAGCGCCGCGTGCCGCTGCGGCTGCTGGGGATCGCGCTGTCGCACTTCGACGACGACGACCGGGGCGCCCCCCTCCCAGCCACCCAGCTTGGGCTGTTCGCCGAGCCGACGGCATCGGCCAGCCCCGGGGTCTCCCGCGGTGGCGGTGGAGAGGGGAAGGGGGAGGGTGGCGAGGGCCTCCCCTTCCCCGACCCCACGGAGTCGGAGCGGGACCGGGCCCTCACCCGGGCACTGGATCGCATCCGGGATCGTTATGGCAGCGAGGCCATTCTTCCGGCTCGGCTGGTGGACCCGGCGCACGAGACGGGGCCAAGGGTGGAAGAATGA
- the ybaK gene encoding Cys-tRNA(Pro) deacylase, with the protein MTPAILLARKSGVPHDVLSYEHDPRAASFGLEAATLLGLDPASVFKTLVADVDGVGLACAVVPVSATLDLKALADTVGGRRARMADPQAAERATGYVVGGISPLAQKKRLPLVLDDSAQHFPRIHVSAGRRGLEIALSADDLLVLTGGATAAIARR; encoded by the coding sequence GTGACACCCGCCATCCTTCTCGCCCGGAAATCCGGCGTGCCGCACGACGTGCTCAGCTACGAGCACGATCCGCGTGCGGCCTCATTCGGCCTCGAGGCCGCCACTCTTCTGGGGCTCGACCCCGCGTCGGTCTTCAAGACGCTGGTGGCCGACGTGGACGGGGTGGGGCTGGCCTGCGCGGTCGTCCCCGTGAGTGCCACGCTCGATCTCAAGGCGCTTGCCGACACCGTGGGTGGCCGTCGTGCCCGCATGGCCGACCCTCAGGCCGCGGAACGTGCCACGGGCTACGTGGTGGGGGGCATCAGCCCGTTGGCGCAGAAGAAACGGCTGCCGCTGGTGCTCGACGACAGTGCGCAACACTTCCCGCGCATTCACGTGAGTGCCGGGCGCCGTGGACTCGAAATCGCGCTGTCCGCGGACGACCTGCTGGTGTTGACGGGCGGGGCGACGGCGGCCATTGCCCGCCGCTGA